In Paraburkholderia acidisoli, one DNA window encodes the following:
- a CDS encoding helix-turn-helix transcriptional regulator, producing MTRSPSRTPAGKPASPQRSTRLRDLARLRRVRDRIDREFAQPLDVDALARGVHMSSGHLSRQFRLAYGESVYAYLMTRRIERAMALLRRGDLSVTEVCFAVGCASLGTFSTRFTELVGMNPSTWQRDGASDVAGMPACVARQVTRPVRNREASNKTSA from the coding sequence ATGACGCGTTCTCCTTCCCGCACGCCAGCTGGCAAGCCAGCGAGCCCGCAGCGCAGCACGCGGCTGCGCGATCTCGCCCGCTTGCGGCGCGTGCGCGACCGTATCGACCGCGAATTCGCCCAGCCGCTCGATGTCGACGCGCTGGCGCGAGGCGTTCATATGTCGTCGGGCCATTTGAGCCGGCAGTTCCGGCTGGCCTACGGTGAATCGGTGTATGCGTACCTGATGACACGCCGTATCGAACGCGCGATGGCGCTGTTGCGGCGCGGCGATCTGAGCGTCACCGAGGTCTGCTTCGCGGTGGGCTGCGCGTCGCTGGGCACGTTCAGCACGCGCTTCACGGAGTTGGTGGGCATGAATCCCAGCACCTGGCAACGCGATGGCGCGAGCGACGTGGCGGGCATGCCGGCCTGCGTGGCCAGGCAGGTGACGCGACCGGTCAGGAATCGAGAAGCGTCGAACAAGACGAGTGCCTAA
- a CDS encoding VOC family protein has translation MDIVVHSTFLPHTDPEASLAFYRDALDFEIRKDVAYGGNRWITVGPKGKPEAAGIVLYPPNATPGLTDEERRMIAEMMAKGTFAMLLLGTHDLDGVFQRLQDRDAEITQEPTDQPYGVRDLGVRDPAGNMLRIQQIA, from the coding sequence ATGGATATCGTCGTCCACTCGACCTTTCTGCCCCACACCGACCCCGAAGCGTCGCTGGCGTTCTACCGCGATGCGCTCGACTTCGAGATTCGCAAGGATGTCGCTTATGGCGGCAATCGCTGGATCACCGTCGGCCCGAAAGGCAAGCCGGAGGCCGCCGGCATCGTGCTGTATCCGCCCAACGCCACGCCGGGTCTGACCGACGAAGAGCGCCGCATGATCGCCGAAATGATGGCCAAGGGCACCTTCGCGATGCTGCTGCTCGGCACGCACGACCTGGACGGCGTGTTCCAGCGGCTTCAGGACCGCGACGCCGAGATCACGCAAGAGCCCACGGACCAGCCGTACGGCGTGCGCGATCTGGGCGTGCGCGATCCGGCGGGGAACATGCTGCGGATACAGCAGATCGCCTGA
- the mdh gene encoding iron-dependent methanol dehydrogenase — MSYLSIADRTDSFFIPCVTLIGPGCARETGTRAKSLGAKKALIVTDAGLHKMGLPEIIAGYIREAGLQAVIFPGAEPNPTDINVHEGVKLYQREGCDFIVSLGGGSSHDCAKGIGLVTAGGGHIRDYEGVDQSSVPMTPLISINTTAGTAAEMTRFCIITNSSNHVKMAIVDWRCTPLIAIDDPRLMVAMPPALTAATGMDALTHAVEAYVSTAATPITDACAEKAIALIGEWLPKAVANGESMEARAAMCYAQYLAGMAFNNASLGYVHAMAHQLGGFYNLPHGVCNAILLPHVSEFNLIAAPERFARIAALLGAYTAGLSTTEAAAAAVAAIRGLSGSVGIPSGLAGLGVKAEDHEVMAHNAQKDACMLTNPRKATLNQVIAIFEAAM; from the coding sequence ATGAGTTATCTGAGCATCGCGGATCGTACCGACAGCTTCTTCATTCCCTGCGTCACCCTCATCGGCCCCGGTTGCGCGCGCGAAACCGGCACGCGGGCGAAGTCGCTGGGTGCGAAAAAAGCGCTCATCGTGACGGACGCCGGTCTGCACAAGATGGGGCTACCGGAGATCATCGCGGGCTACATTCGCGAAGCCGGACTCCAGGCCGTGATCTTTCCGGGCGCGGAACCCAATCCCACCGACATCAACGTGCACGAAGGCGTCAAGCTCTATCAGCGAGAGGGTTGCGACTTCATCGTCTCGCTCGGCGGCGGGTCCTCGCACGATTGCGCCAAAGGCATTGGCCTCGTCACCGCGGGCGGCGGTCATATTCGCGACTACGAAGGCGTCGACCAATCCAGCGTGCCCATGACGCCGCTCATCTCGATCAACACCACGGCGGGCACGGCGGCGGAAATGACGCGCTTCTGCATCATCACGAACTCCAGCAATCACGTGAAAATGGCGATCGTCGACTGGCGCTGCACGCCGCTCATCGCCATCGACGACCCGCGTTTGATGGTCGCCATGCCGCCCGCGCTCACGGCCGCGACCGGCATGGACGCGCTCACGCACGCCGTGGAAGCGTACGTCTCCACCGCCGCCACGCCGATCACCGACGCCTGCGCGGAAAAGGCCATCGCCCTGATCGGCGAATGGCTGCCCAAGGCCGTCGCGAACGGTGAATCCATGGAAGCGCGCGCGGCCATGTGCTACGCGCAGTACCTCGCGGGCATGGCGTTCAACAACGCCTCGCTCGGTTATGTGCACGCCATGGCGCACCAGTTGGGCGGCTTCTATAACCTGCCGCACGGCGTGTGCAACGCCATCTTGTTGCCGCACGTGTCCGAGTTCAATCTGATCGCCGCGCCCGAGCGCTTCGCGCGCATCGCCGCGCTGCTCGGCGCGTACACCGCGGGGCTGTCCACCACGGAAGCGGCCGCGGCGGCAGTGGCCGCCATTCGCGGCTTGTCGGGTTCCGTCGGCATTCCTTCTGGTCTCGCGGGGCTCGGTGTGAAGGCGGAAGACCACGAGGTGATGGCGCATAACGCGCAAAAGGACGCGTGCATGCTGACCAACCCGCGCAAGGCCACGCTCAACCAGGTTATCGCCATTTTCGAAGCCGCAATGTAA
- a CDS encoding aldehyde dehydrogenase family protein translates to MNPFDLKNLGLDVEYPYRQRYENYIGGKWVAPEGGDYFENVSPINGQPFCRVPRSTGVDVDLAIDAAHAARRKWGKTSAAERANLLLAAAGRMEKNLRLLAVAETIDNGKPLRETMVADLPLAIDHFRYFAGCIRAQEGGISEIDDNTVAYHFHEPLGVVGQIIPWNFPLLMAAWKLAPALAAGCCVVMKPAEQTPASVLVLMELIGDLFPPGVINIVSGFGREAGEALATSPRIAKIAFTGSTPVGKRILHAAAENLIPSTVELGGKSPNIFFADVLDHDDAFLDKALEGLAMFALNQGEICTCPSRVLVQESIYERFIEKAIARVERIKSGHPLDLETMIGAQASQQQLDKILSYIDIGREEGAQCLTGGARASHHADLAEGFYVKPTMLFGHNKMRVFQEEIFGPVASVMTFKDEQEAIEIANDTYYGLGAGVWTRDGTRAYRTGREIEAGRVWTNCYHLYPAHAAFGGYKQSGIGRETHKMALSNYQQTKCLLVNYQPDALGFF, encoded by the coding sequence ATGAATCCCTTCGACCTCAAGAATCTTGGCCTCGACGTCGAGTATCCGTACCGTCAGCGTTACGAGAACTACATCGGCGGCAAATGGGTTGCGCCCGAGGGCGGCGACTACTTCGAAAACGTCTCGCCGATCAACGGCCAACCGTTTTGCCGCGTGCCGCGCTCGACCGGCGTGGACGTGGATCTCGCCATCGACGCCGCGCACGCCGCGCGCCGCAAGTGGGGCAAGACCTCGGCGGCCGAGCGGGCGAATCTGCTGCTCGCGGCCGCCGGGCGCATGGAGAAGAACCTGCGCCTGCTCGCCGTGGCCGAAACCATCGACAACGGCAAGCCGCTGCGCGAAACCATGGTCGCGGACCTGCCGCTCGCGATCGACCATTTCCGTTACTTCGCGGGCTGCATTCGCGCGCAGGAAGGCGGCATTTCCGAAATCGACGACAACACCGTCGCCTATCACTTTCACGAGCCGCTCGGCGTGGTCGGGCAGATCATTCCGTGGAATTTCCCGCTGCTGATGGCGGCGTGGAAGCTCGCGCCCGCGCTCGCCGCCGGTTGCTGCGTGGTGATGAAGCCCGCCGAGCAAACGCCTGCCTCGGTGCTCGTGCTGATGGAGTTGATTGGCGACCTGTTCCCGCCGGGCGTGATCAACATCGTGAGCGGCTTCGGCCGCGAAGCGGGCGAGGCGCTCGCCACCAGCCCGCGCATCGCGAAGATCGCCTTCACGGGCTCGACGCCCGTGGGCAAGCGCATTCTGCACGCCGCCGCGGAAAACCTGATTCCGTCAACGGTCGAACTGGGCGGCAAAAGCCCGAACATCTTCTTCGCCGACGTGCTAGATCACGACGACGCGTTCCTCGACAAGGCGCTCGAAGGCCTCGCCATGTTCGCGCTGAACCAGGGGGAGATCTGCACGTGTCCCTCGCGCGTGCTCGTGCAGGAATCGATCTACGAACGCTTCATCGAAAAGGCCATCGCGCGCGTGGAGCGCATCAAGAGCGGCCACCCGCTCGATCTCGAAACGATGATCGGCGCGCAGGCCTCGCAGCAGCAGCTCGACAAGATCCTCTCGTATATCGACATCGGCCGCGAAGAGGGCGCGCAATGTTTGACGGGCGGCGCGCGTGCGAGTCATCACGCCGATCTTGCCGAGGGCTTCTACGTGAAGCCCACGATGCTGTTCGGCCACAACAAGATGCGCGTGTTTCAGGAGGAAATTTTCGGGCCGGTGGCCTCGGTCATGACCTTCAAGGACGAGCAGGAAGCCATCGAAATCGCCAACGACACTTACTACGGTCTGGGCGCGGGCGTGTGGACGCGCGACGGCACGCGGGCGTATCGCACGGGGCGCGAAATCGAGGCGGGGCGCGTCTGGACCAACTGTTATCACCTGTATCCCGCGCATGCGGCGTTCGGTGGCTACAAGCAATCGGGCATCGGGCGCGAGACGCACAAGATGGCGCTGTCGAACTATCAGCAGACGAAGTGTCTGCTGGTCAATTATCAGCCCGACGCGCTGGGCTTCTTCTGA
- the acs gene encoding acetate--CoA ligase, whose amino-acid sequence MSAIESVLHEPRVFAPAAQTVANATVSGMAAYEALCAEAARDYEGFWARLARETLAWHTPFAKVLDESKAPFYTWFEDGELNASYNCLDRHVEAGHGERVAIIFEADDGAVTRVTYRDLLARVSRFANALKQRGVKKGDRVVIYMPMSIEGIVAMQACARIGATHSVVFGGFSSKSLNERVVDVGAVALVTADEQMRRGKALPLKRIADEALAMGGCDAVHSVIVDRRTGGDIDWIEGRDHWMHELAHAQGETCAPEPVGAEHPLFVLYTSGSTGAPKGVQHSTGGYLLWAAQTLKWTFDWKPDDIFWCTADIGWITGHSYIAYGPLALGATQVVFEGVPTWPDEGRFWQMIEKHKVTLFYTAPTAIRSLIKASDADAAVHPARYDLSSLRILGTVGEPINPEAWIWYYENVGGKRCPIVDTWWQTETGGHMITPLPGATPLVPGSCTLPLPGIMAAIVDETGQDVPNGQGGILVVKRPWPAMIRNVWGQPERYQSGYFPAELGGTLYLAGDGSVRDKDSGYFTIMGRIDDVLNVSGHRLGTMEIESALVANPLVAEAAVVGRPDDTTGEAVVAFVVLKATRPQGDEAVKLANDLRAWVGKEIGPIAKPKDIRFGENLPKTRSGKIMRRLLRSLAKGEAITQDVSTLENPAILDQLG is encoded by the coding sequence ATGTCAGCGATCGAATCGGTTCTTCATGAACCGCGCGTGTTTGCGCCTGCCGCGCAAACGGTGGCCAACGCCACGGTGTCGGGCATGGCGGCCTACGAGGCGCTGTGCGCCGAAGCCGCGCGCGATTACGAAGGGTTCTGGGCGCGTCTCGCGCGCGAAACGCTCGCGTGGCATACGCCGTTCGCGAAGGTGCTCGACGAATCGAAGGCGCCGTTCTACACGTGGTTCGAAGACGGCGAACTCAACGCGTCGTACAACTGCCTCGACCGCCACGTGGAGGCGGGCCACGGTGAGCGCGTCGCGATCATTTTCGAGGCCGACGACGGCGCGGTTACGCGCGTCACGTACCGCGATCTGCTCGCGCGCGTCTCGCGTTTCGCCAACGCGCTCAAGCAGCGCGGCGTGAAGAAGGGCGATCGCGTGGTGATCTACATGCCGATGTCGATCGAAGGCATCGTGGCCATGCAGGCATGCGCGCGCATTGGCGCCACGCACTCGGTCGTGTTCGGCGGTTTCTCGTCGAAGTCGCTCAACGAACGCGTGGTGGACGTGGGCGCGGTCGCGCTCGTCACCGCCGACGAACAAATGCGGCGCGGCAAGGCGCTGCCGCTCAAGCGTATCGCCGACGAAGCGCTCGCCATGGGCGGCTGCGACGCCGTGCATAGCGTGATCGTCGACCGGCGTACCGGCGGCGACATCGACTGGATCGAAGGCCGTGACCACTGGATGCACGAACTCGCGCACGCGCAAGGTGAGACGTGCGCGCCGGAACCGGTGGGCGCGGAGCATCCGCTTTTCGTTCTCTACACCTCGGGCTCGACGGGCGCGCCCAAGGGCGTGCAGCACAGCACGGGCGGCTACTTGCTGTGGGCCGCGCAAACGCTGAAATGGACCTTCGACTGGAAGCCGGACGATATTTTCTGGTGCACCGCCGACATCGGCTGGATCACGGGCCACAGCTACATCGCCTATGGTCCGCTTGCGCTGGGCGCGACCCAGGTCGTGTTCGAGGGCGTGCCCACGTGGCCCGACGAAGGGCGTTTCTGGCAGATGATCGAGAAGCACAAGGTCACGCTGTTCTACACCGCGCCCACGGCCATCCGCTCGCTGATAAAAGCTTCGGATGCCGATGCCGCGGTGCATCCGGCGCGTTATGACCTGTCCTCGCTGCGCATTCTCGGCACGGTCGGCGAGCCGATCAATCCCGAAGCCTGGATCTGGTACTACGAAAACGTGGGCGGCAAGCGCTGCCCGATCGTCGACACGTGGTGGCAGACCGAAACCGGCGGCCACATGATCACGCCGCTGCCGGGCGCGACGCCGCTCGTGCCGGGCTCGTGCACGCTGCCGCTGCCGGGCATCATGGCGGCCATCGTCGACGAAACCGGCCAGGACGTGCCCAACGGGCAGGGCGGCATTCTGGTCGTGAAGCGGCCGTGGCCCGCGATGATCCGCAACGTGTGGGGTCAACCGGAGCGCTACCAGTCGGGCTATTTCCCCGCGGAACTTGGCGGCACGCTGTACCTCGCCGGCGACGGCAGCGTGCGCGACAAGGACAGCGGCTATTTCACGATCATGGGCCGGATCGACGACGTGCTGAACGTCTCCGGTCACCGTCTGGGCACGATGGAAATCGAGTCGGCGCTGGTGGCGAATCCGCTCGTGGCCGAGGCCGCGGTGGTGGGTCGTCCGGACGACACGACGGGCGAAGCCGTGGTCGCGTTCGTGGTGCTCAAGGCCACGCGCCCGCAAGGCGACGAAGCCGTGAAGCTCGCGAACGATCTGCGCGCGTGGGTCGGCAAGGAGATCGGGCCGATCGCGAAACCGAAGGACATCCGCTTTGGCGAAAACCTGCCGAAGACGCGTTCGGGCAAGATCATGCGCCGCCTCTTGCGCTCGCTCGCGAAGGGCGAGGCAATCACGCAGGACGTCTCCACGCTGGAGAATCCGGCCATTCTCGATCAGCTCGGCTAG
- a CDS encoding SET domain-containing protein-lysine N-methyltransferase produces the protein MYATEPGKPGKPDSARTPRVIVREARRGRGVFARRDLRAGEILLEYKGECLDETTALDRLGARPFLLGLGDGRIVDGDRWGNTARWIKHACEPNSAIVERKGRLFVRALRPIRMGREITLDHALSVNAPITETLRMRFACDCGSRFCRGTRLLVQHPDRAAAEPRSRALPAQPASPATIRVLERLPRNRIVVSWREPGRACYSEQLWLPAIAAVAGVCALTLASFEAGASVFLPSCEPRPLNVDERILADAIRALDIGPAAV, from the coding sequence ATGTACGCAACCGAACCTGGCAAGCCCGGCAAACCGGACTCAGCGCGCACGCCGCGCGTGATCGTGCGCGAGGCGCGCCGCGGTCGCGGCGTATTCGCGCGACGCGACCTGCGCGCGGGCGAGATCCTGCTCGAATACAAGGGCGAGTGTCTCGACGAAACCACGGCGCTGGACCGCCTCGGCGCGCGTCCGTTTCTGCTGGGTCTCGGCGACGGGCGCATCGTGGACGGCGATCGCTGGGGCAATACCGCACGCTGGATCAAGCACGCGTGCGAGCCGAATAGCGCGATCGTGGAGCGCAAAGGCCGCCTGTTTGTGCGCGCCTTGCGGCCCATTCGCATGGGCCGCGAGATTACGCTCGATCATGCGCTCAGCGTGAACGCGCCCATCACCGAAACCCTGCGAATGCGCTTTGCCTGCGATTGCGGGTCGCGTTTCTGCCGCGGCACGCGGCTGCTGGTGCAGCACCCCGATCGCGCGGCGGCTGAGCCCAGGTCGCGGGCGTTGCCCGCGCAACCAGCCTCGCCCGCGACCATCCGCGTGCTCGAACGTCTGCCGCGCAACCGCATTGTCGTTTCGTGGCGCGAGCCCGGCCGCGCCTGCTATTCCGAGCAACTCTGGCTGCCGGCCATCGCCGCCGTGGCGGGGGTGTGCGCGCTCACGCTGGCGTCGTTCGAAGCCGGGGCGAGCGTGTTCCTGCCTTCGTGCGAACCGCGACCGCTCAATGTGGACGAGCGGATTCTCGCCGATGCGATTCGCGCGCTCGATATCGGGCCCGCGGCGGTTTGA
- a CDS encoding sigma-54-dependent Fis family transcriptional regulator, which yields MHEGNQTAMDAVARSSHWPVPTIQKAHERSETFGLCVSARPDYEILSSAALTLKREQNRILCAHATPVMETLHDQIANTHSMIVLTNAEGLILHSVGDDDFLARAEKVALRPGANWAESRQGTNAIGTALAERCAVVVHGDQHYLAANRFLTCSSVPILDPYGEVTGVLDVTGDHRSYHQHTMALAKMSVQMIENHLFATTFQDMLQVSFHGRPEFLGTLMEGIVAFSSDGQFLAANRSAQFQLGMPLSALRSHTLASLFEVTCAQLVDRLRASHDTHITLNLRNGTVVCARAQFKFAPQVESARPRFANARANAVSGGTPLGTHPATMPGAGNRSQLSYLDTGDPQVAAVIAKVRKVIGKDIPVLITGATGTGKELLAQAIHGDSPRRAGPFVAVNCASIPETLIESELFGYEEGAFTGARRKGAAGKLLQANGGTLFLDEIGDMPYPLQVRLLRVLQERLVNPLGSTKSIPVDIAIVCATHRDLREMIAQNRFREDLYYRLNGLVVRLPSLCDRTDLRVVIERMLEQESLEMGQMRALSVAPEVMTMFEQCAWPGNFRQLGNLLRTAAAMVDDDGQITREHLPDDFFDDLRGQHAAGHEAAAAHFAQTDSVDAIGAGKARLQDVAASVVAQTLARHGGNVSAAARSLGVSRNTIYRKMQMGAPGKAPGNR from the coding sequence ATGCACGAGGGAAATCAGACCGCCATGGATGCGGTCGCGCGGTCCAGCCACTGGCCGGTGCCGACGATCCAGAAAGCGCACGAGCGTTCCGAAACCTTTGGCCTGTGCGTCTCGGCACGGCCCGATTACGAAATCCTTTCCAGCGCCGCGCTCACGCTCAAGCGCGAGCAGAACCGCATTCTGTGCGCGCACGCCACGCCCGTGATGGAGACGCTGCACGATCAGATCGCCAACACGCACAGCATGATCGTGCTGACCAATGCGGAAGGGCTGATCCTCCATTCGGTCGGCGACGACGACTTTCTCGCGCGCGCGGAGAAGGTCGCGCTGCGGCCCGGCGCGAACTGGGCCGAGAGCCGCCAGGGCACGAATGCGATCGGCACGGCGCTGGCGGAACGCTGCGCCGTGGTCGTGCACGGCGATCAGCATTACCTGGCCGCCAACCGTTTTCTCACCTGTTCCAGCGTGCCGATCCTCGACCCATATGGCGAGGTGACCGGCGTGCTCGACGTCACCGGCGATCATCGCAGCTATCACCAGCACACCATGGCGCTGGCGAAGATGTCGGTGCAGATGATCGAGAATCATCTGTTCGCGACAACCTTCCAGGACATGCTGCAAGTGTCGTTTCATGGGCGGCCCGAGTTTCTGGGCACGCTGATGGAAGGCATCGTTGCGTTTTCGAGCGACGGGCAGTTTCTCGCCGCCAACCGCAGCGCGCAGTTTCAGCTCGGCATGCCACTGTCCGCGCTGCGCTCGCACACGCTCGCGTCGCTGTTCGAGGTCACCTGCGCGCAACTCGTCGACCGCCTGCGCGCGAGCCACGACACGCATATCACCCTGAACCTGCGCAACGGCACGGTCGTGTGCGCGCGGGCGCAGTTCAAGTTCGCGCCGCAGGTCGAGAGCGCGCGCCCGCGCTTCGCGAACGCGCGGGCGAATGCCGTATCCGGCGGGACGCCATTGGGAACGCATCCCGCGACCATGCCCGGCGCCGGGAACCGGTCGCAACTGAGCTATCTCGACACCGGCGATCCGCAGGTCGCCGCGGTCATCGCCAAAGTCCGCAAGGTGATCGGCAAGGACATTCCCGTGCTCATCACGGGCGCGACGGGCACGGGCAAGGAACTGCTCGCGCAAGCGATCCACGGCGACTCGCCGCGCCGCGCCGGGCCGTTCGTGGCGGTCAATTGCGCGTCGATTCCCGAGACGCTGATCGAATCCGAGCTGTTCGGCTACGAGGAAGGCGCGTTCACGGGCGCGCGGCGCAAGGGCGCGGCGGGCAAGCTGTTGCAGGCCAATGGCGGCACGTTGTTTCTCGACGAAATCGGCGACATGCCGTACCCGTTGCAAGTGCGGCTGCTGCGCGTGTTGCAGGAGCGCCTCGTGAATCCGCTGGGATCGACCAAGTCGATTCCTGTCGATATCGCCATCGTCTGCGCCACGCACCGCGACTTGCGCGAGATGATCGCGCAGAACCGCTTCCGCGAAGACCTGTATTACCGGCTCAACGGCCTCGTGGTGCGCCTGCCTTCGCTGTGCGACCGCACCGATCTGCGCGTGGTGATCGAACGCATGCTGGAGCAGGAGTCGCTGGAAATGGGCCAGATGCGCGCGCTGAGCGTGGCGCCCGAGGTGATGACGATGTTCGAGCAGTGCGCGTGGCCCGGCAATTTCCGCCAGCTCGGCAACCTGCTGCGCACGGCGGCCGCGATGGTCGACGACGACGGGCAAATCACGCGCGAGCATCTTCCCGACGACTTCTTCGACGATCTGCGCGGCCAGCACGCGGCCGGGCACGAGGCGGCCGCGGCGCATTTCGCCCAAACGGATTCCGTCGATGCGATTGGCGCGGGCAAGGCGCGCTTGCAGGACGTGGCGGCTTCGGTCGTGGCGCAGACGCTGGCGCGGCACGGCGGCAACGTTTCGGCGGCGGCGCGCTCGCTCGGTGTCTCGCGCAATACGATCTACCGGAAAATGCAGATGGGCGCACCCGGCAAAGCACCCGGTAACCGCTGA
- a CDS encoding NmrA family NAD(P)-binding protein: MTILVTGATGVVGTQVIAHLQNHGAEVRALTRSPEKAAFGGKVTAVKGELGDLPSMRAALQGVSTLFLLAPNAADELTQALQALSLAREAGVKGIVYLSVFKGADYVDVPHFTSKHTVERMIEQLDLPATVLRPAYFIQNDSRQKEALLGHGIYGMPVGAKGISMVDVRDIGEAAARELLRRERASTALPRVAYELVGPDALTADALAAIWADALQRPIRYAGDDLDALEARLRQVAPGWLAYDMRLMMQRYQQDGAVASAADIDALTALLGRAPRSYRDFAQAAAKEWAAN, encoded by the coding sequence ATGACGATTCTGGTTACGGGCGCCACGGGCGTCGTCGGCACGCAAGTCATCGCGCATCTGCAAAATCACGGCGCCGAAGTGCGCGCGCTCACGCGCTCGCCGGAGAAGGCAGCGTTCGGCGGCAAGGTCACGGCGGTCAAGGGCGAGTTGGGCGATCTCCCGTCGATGCGCGCGGCGCTGCAAGGCGTGAGCACGCTGTTCCTGCTCGCGCCGAACGCCGCCGACGAACTCACGCAGGCCTTGCAGGCGCTGAGCCTCGCGCGTGAAGCGGGCGTCAAGGGCATCGTGTATCTCTCGGTGTTCAAGGGCGCGGACTATGTCGACGTGCCGCACTTCACGAGCAAGCACACGGTCGAGCGCATGATCGAGCAGCTGGATCTGCCCGCCACCGTGCTGCGCCCCGCGTACTTCATCCAGAACGACAGCCGCCAGAAAGAGGCGCTGCTCGGCCACGGCATCTACGGCATGCCGGTTGGCGCGAAGGGGATTTCCATGGTGGATGTGCGCGATATCGGCGAGGCGGCCGCTCGCGAACTGCTGCGCCGCGAGCGCGCGAGCACCGCGCTGCCGCGCGTGGCGTACGAACTGGTCGGCCCCGACGCACTCACCGCCGACGCCCTCGCCGCGATCTGGGCCGACGCGCTGCAACGCCCGATCCGCTACGCCGGCGACGATCTCGACGCGCTCGAGGCCCGCTTGCGCCAGGTCGCGCCGGGCTGGCTCGCCTACGACATGCGCCTGATGATGCAGCGTTACCAGCAGGACGGCGCCGTGGCGAGCGCGGCGGACATCGACGCGCTCACGGCGTTGCTCGGCCGCGCGCCGCGCTCGTATCGCGACTTCGCACAGGCGGCCGCGAAGGAATGGGCGGCGAACTAA
- a CDS encoding LysR family transcriptional regulator, translated as MDLAALADFNAVAEHRGFGPASRAVGRPKATLSRHVAELEMALGVRLVERGSRALRLTEEGHALHERTRGLLAEIDEAGEAVAARAPVPRGRLRISAPMVYGHVVLSRLAARYALAYPQVELEIVAEDRVADPVQDGFDLVIRINPPQDVLLVGRRIATDRRVLVAPPGLSMPGLPRDVSEPLALPAVLLGTPAASASWQIEMSDGTVRTVAPAPVLRMSSLLMVREAVLDGAGVALLPALLVETDVQAGRLVQLGVDAGPAVEIWALYSSRRLLSAKVRAFVDLLQQFGGARRGTGF; from the coding sequence ATGGACCTCGCCGCGCTCGCCGATTTCAATGCCGTTGCCGAACACCGGGGTTTCGGACCGGCCAGCCGCGCCGTGGGGCGCCCCAAGGCGACGCTCTCGCGCCACGTGGCGGAACTCGAAATGGCGCTGGGCGTGCGGCTCGTCGAACGCGGCTCGCGGGCGCTGCGGCTCACCGAGGAGGGCCACGCGCTCCATGAGCGCACACGCGGCCTGCTCGCGGAAATCGACGAAGCGGGCGAGGCGGTGGCGGCGCGCGCGCCGGTGCCGCGCGGACGGCTGCGTATCAGCGCGCCGATGGTGTACGGGCATGTGGTGCTGAGCCGCCTCGCGGCGCGTTACGCGCTGGCTTATCCGCAGGTGGAACTGGAGATCGTCGCGGAAGATCGGGTTGCCGATCCCGTGCAGGACGGCTTCGATCTCGTGATTCGCATCAACCCGCCGCAGGACGTGCTGCTCGTCGGGCGCCGTATCGCCACGGACCGGCGCGTGCTGGTCGCGCCGCCGGGATTGTCGATGCCGGGGCTGCCGCGCGATGTGAGCGAGCCGCTGGCGCTGCCGGCGGTGCTACTCGGCACGCCCGCCGCCAGCGCCAGCTGGCAGATCGAGATGAGCGACGGCACGGTGCGCACGGTCGCGCCCGCACCGGTGTTGCGGATGTCGTCGTTGCTGATGGTGCGCGAGGCCGTGCTCGACGGCGCGGGCGTGGCGCTGTTGCCCGCGCTGCTGGTGGAGACCGACGTGCAGGCGGGAAGGCTCGTGCAGCTCGGCGTGGATGCGGGGCCGGCCGTGGAAATCTGGGCGCTGTACAGCTCGCGGCGCTTGCTGAGCGCGAAGGTGCGCGCGTTCGTGGATCTGTTGCAGCAGTTCGGCGGCGCGCGGCGGGGGACAGGCTTTTAG